A window of the Xiashengella succiniciproducens genome harbors these coding sequences:
- a CDS encoding DUF1893 domain-containing protein — protein MEELVKILKEGAYSCVIRNGDKLLTYTRPGVADLYETLINRPEVLKDALVADKVIGRAAAFVAIVGGVSKIYALLISQPAIDLLDRYQVAYEYEELVPYIQNRTKDGLCPMEELTMTVDEPEEAVKQIGEFIERMRQRTS, from the coding sequence ATGGAAGAACTTGTTAAGATATTGAAAGAGGGTGCTTATTCCTGTGTTATCAGGAATGGAGATAAATTGTTGACGTATACACGTCCGGGAGTTGCTGATTTATATGAAACATTAATTAATCGGCCAGAGGTATTGAAAGACGCATTGGTTGCTGACAAGGTTATTGGAAGGGCTGCAGCATTTGTTGCGATAGTCGGAGGAGTGAGTAAGATTTACGCCTTGCTGATAAGTCAGCCGGCTATTGACTTGCTGGACCGTTATCAGGTGGCATATGAGTACGAGGAGTTGGTGCCATATATACAAAACCGGACTAAAGACGGGTTATGTCCCATGGAAGAACTGACCATGACAGTGGATGAACCTGAGGAGGCAGTGAAGCAGATTGGAGAGTTTATCGAAAGGATGAGGCAGAGGACTTCCTGA
- a CDS encoding M16 family metallopeptidase has product MDLFTHTFPNGIRLVHHKIQSPVGSCGIFINTGSRDEEEYEHGLAHFIEHVIFKGTKKRKTYHILSRIDDVGGELNAFTTKEETCIYASYLIQYFDRALELLHDITFNSVFPAKELEKEKEVIIDEINSYKDNPSELIIDDFEELIFEGDPMGRNILGTPEKLATFGQKDILNFINKNYHTDQMVICSVGQMEGSKVLKIASKYFKDIPPSHRINGRSPLKPYRPKRVEKEMDTFQTHIVLGNVAYDMNNPNRLGLVLLNNILGGPGMNSRLNMALREKNGIAYNIESMHNPYSGTGMFCIYYGTDKENLNRSMKEVDKELRLLREKKLGTLQLHKAIRQLKGQIAIANDNRENLMLSIGRSYLMYNYVDSLDTIYKKIDSLTASDLLRIANEIFDPGQLSYLIYKQS; this is encoded by the coding sequence ATGGATCTATTTACGCACACATTTCCCAACGGAATCAGATTGGTACACCATAAGATACAGTCACCGGTGGGTAGTTGTGGAATTTTCATAAATACCGGATCAAGGGACGAGGAGGAGTACGAACATGGACTCGCTCACTTTATTGAGCATGTGATTTTCAAGGGCACCAAGAAGCGTAAGACCTACCATATACTCAGCCGGATTGATGATGTTGGAGGTGAGCTAAATGCCTTCACCACCAAGGAGGAGACCTGTATCTATGCCTCTTACCTTATCCAGTATTTTGACAGGGCACTGGAACTTCTGCACGACATCACGTTCAACTCCGTTTTTCCTGCCAAAGAACTTGAAAAGGAGAAGGAAGTAATTATTGACGAGATCAACTCATACAAGGATAATCCTTCTGAGCTGATTATTGACGACTTCGAGGAACTGATCTTTGAGGGCGACCCAATGGGACGCAATATTCTTGGGACACCTGAAAAGCTTGCTACGTTTGGGCAGAAGGATATACTCAACTTTATCAACAAGAACTACCACACCGACCAGATGGTAATCTGTTCGGTAGGCCAGATGGAAGGCTCAAAAGTATTGAAGATAGCTTCCAAGTACTTCAAGGATATACCACCTAGTCACCGTATAAACGGACGTTCTCCGCTCAAACCATACCGTCCAAAGAGAGTCGAAAAGGAGATGGACACATTCCAGACTCATATAGTGCTTGGTAATGTGGCCTATGACATGAACAACCCCAACAGATTGGGACTTGTACTGCTCAACAATATTCTGGGAGGACCGGGTATGAACAGCAGGCTTAACATGGCACTTAGGGAAAAGAATGGAATTGCATACAATATTGAGTCAATGCACAATCCCTACTCAGGTACCGGAATGTTTTGCATCTACTACGGTACTGACAAGGAAAACCTCAACAGGAGCATGAAGGAGGTGGATAAGGAGTTGAGACTGCTTAGAGAAAAGAAACTGGGAACGCTGCAGCTGCATAAGGCCATACGCCAGCTTAAAGGTCAGATTGCTATTGCCAACGATAACAGGGAAAATCTGATGTTGTCCATCGGTCGGAGTTACCTGATGTACAACTATGTCGATTCACTCGATACTATATATAAAAAGATCGATTCGCTTACAGCTTCCGACCTGCTTCGTATTGCCAATGAGATCTTCGATCCCGGACAATTGTCTTATCTTATATACAAGCAATCCTGA
- a CDS encoding O-methyltransferase — protein sequence MNLDLENYILNHLDDEDEVLRDLDRYTHLNVLRSRMQSGHIQGAFLKMICRMIKPMSILEIGTYTGYSAICMASGTEPGAQIHTIEVNDELESGIRRFISRAGYDNKISLYIGDALDIIPRIEGEFDLAFIDGDKRQYPEYYEMLFPRVKAGGYMLADNILWGDKVAMHGMPDDAYTKGIMDFNDIVRDDKRIEKCILPFRDGLTLIRKK from the coding sequence ATGAACCTGGATCTGGAAAACTACATACTCAACCATCTTGATGATGAAGATGAGGTGCTAAGGGATCTTGATCGTTATACGCATCTCAATGTATTGCGCTCACGAATGCAGTCAGGACATATTCAGGGAGCATTCCTGAAAATGATTTGCAGAATGATTAAGCCAATGAGCATTCTGGAGATAGGCACCTATACAGGCTACTCGGCCATTTGTATGGCTTCGGGCACGGAGCCCGGAGCCCAAATCCATACTATTGAGGTAAACGATGAATTAGAAAGTGGGATTCGCCGTTTTATTTCCCGGGCAGGGTATGATAACAAGATTTCTCTCTATATAGGAGATGCTTTGGATATCATACCCCGTATTGAAGGAGAATTTGACCTTGCCTTTATTGATGGCGATAAGCGCCAGTATCCAGAGTATTACGAAATGCTTTTCCCTCGTGTTAAAGCAGGAGGTTATATGCTGGCTGATAATATCCTCTGGGGGGATAAAGTTGCAATGCACGGCATGCCGGATGACGCCTATACTAAGGGCATTATGGACTTTAACGATATTGTAAGGGACGATAAAAGGATAGAGAAGTGCATCCTGCCTTTTCGTGACGGCTTGACTCTCATCAGGAAAAAGTAG
- a CDS encoding flavodoxin, with the protein MYTDTLIIYGSSLGNTRFVAEKLNELLPGSTLADVRDIRPEQIAGFGKLVLGTSTWGVGLLQDEFEHFMNTLSGLDLKGKTIAIFGLGDQQNYPDSFCDAMGMIYEMLQGKGVNFIGEWEPDDYDFSMSKALINGKLVGLALDEDNEPDLTDYRLKKWIEKIGDTLAD; encoded by the coding sequence ATGTACACAGACACACTTATCATATACGGTTCTTCACTGGGCAACACCCGCTTTGTTGCTGAAAAGCTTAATGAACTCCTTCCTGGTTCGACTCTTGCTGATGTAAGAGATATAAGACCTGAGCAGATTGCAGGATTTGGAAAATTGGTATTGGGAACTTCAACATGGGGAGTAGGACTACTTCAGGATGAATTTGAACACTTTATGAATACCCTTTCAGGCCTTGATCTGAAGGGTAAGACCATTGCGATTTTTGGCCTTGGGGATCAGCAGAACTACCCGGACTCCTTTTGCGATGCCATGGGAATGATTTATGAAATGCTTCAGGGCAAGGGAGTGAACTTCATTGGTGAATGGGAGCCTGACGATTATGACTTCAGTATGTCCAAGGCACTAATCAACGGTAAATTGGTAGGTCTTGCTTTGGATGAGGATAATGAACCAGATCTTACAGACTACAGATTGAAAAAATGGATTGAGAAAATAGGAGACACACTGGCAGACTAA
- a CDS encoding transposase has translation MHISALQVADLYKNRWQVELFFKWLKQHLKVKKFWGTTENAVRIQIYAAMCTYCLVAIVQKDMQLDRSTYEVLQILSISLTDKTHLRDLFERTKFQNDKERFRLSEPNLFNF, from the coding sequence ATGCACATTTCTGCACTTCAAGTTGCTGACCTTTACAAGAACCGCTGGCAAGTCGAGCTTTTCTTCAAGTGGCTAAAGCAACATCTAAAAGTCAAGAAATTCTGGGGAACTACTGAAAATGCTGTTCGAATTCAAATCTACGCCGCGATGTGCACTTATTGCTTGGTGGCAATCGTCCAAAAAGACATGCAACTTGACAGAAGTACATATGAGGTTTTGCAGATACTGAGTATTTCTTTAACAGATAAAACTCATCTTCGAGACCTATTTGAGAGAACTAAATTTCAAAATGACAAAGAACGTTTTAGGCTTAGTGAGCCAAATTTGTTTAATTTTTAA
- a CDS encoding IS4 family transposase encodes MYQDKYVFAQLVSFLNRSKFNRIVAKYNGDKYVKHFTCWNQLLSLMFGQLSNRESLRDLIVALDAHHSKSYHLGLGKNISKSSLARANQDRDYHIFEEYAYYLVNEARQKRVADIFKIEGNVYAFDSTTIDLCLSVFWWAKFRKKKGGIKVHTLYDVETQIPAFFHITEASVHDSTAMKEIPYESGSYYIFDRAYNHFKMLFKIHQIGAFYVLRAKKNLQCKMIKWKRRLPKNVLSDVTIELTGFYPKQYYPEHLRLVRYWDPMRCTFLHFKLLTFTRTAGKSSFSSSG; translated from the coding sequence ATGTATCAAGACAAATACGTTTTCGCTCAACTGGTCTCGTTTCTAAATCGAAGCAAATTCAATCGTATTGTTGCCAAATACAATGGAGACAAATACGTGAAGCATTTCACTTGTTGGAATCAATTGCTTTCTTTGATGTTCGGGCAATTGTCAAATCGTGAAAGTCTTAGAGATTTGATTGTCGCACTTGATGCTCATCACTCCAAATCTTATCATCTGGGCTTGGGCAAGAATATATCAAAATCATCTCTGGCCAGAGCCAATCAAGACAGAGACTATCACATCTTTGAAGAGTATGCTTACTATCTGGTAAACGAAGCCAGACAGAAACGAGTTGCTGACATCTTCAAAATTGAAGGCAATGTCTATGCTTTTGATTCAACGACGATTGACTTGTGCCTTTCCGTATTCTGGTGGGCGAAGTTTCGTAAGAAAAAAGGCGGAATCAAAGTGCATACATTATATGATGTGGAGACACAGATACCAGCATTTTTCCATATCACGGAAGCTTCTGTTCACGACTCTACTGCAATGAAAGAAATCCCTTATGAATCAGGCTCATATTACATATTTGACCGTGCATATAATCACTTCAAAATGTTGTTTAAGATTCATCAGATAGGAGCTTTCTATGTTTTAAGAGCCAAAAAGAATCTACAATGCAAGATGATAAAATGGAAACGAAGATTGCCCAAGAACGTACTTTCAGACGTAACAATTGAATTGACAGGTTTTTATCCTAAACAATACTATCCAGAACATCTTAGATTGGTCAGATATTGGGATCCAATGCGATGCACATTTCTGCACTTCAAGTTGCTGACCTTTACAAGAACCGCTGGCAAGTCGAGCTTTTCTTCAAGTGGCTAA
- a CDS encoding glycosyl hydrolase yields the protein MKKFVYIILALALTAAACDDKKQEQHEAPVLLSTSPADGAVDVLTDQLIQLRFDEVITPAPQHDITVNNEAVEVRVSNLSLTTLELDLVLEAGRTYTVQVPAGAVVNSFGVALENAFSFSFTTKAEQVVALDEQPVVKNPSPEVIKVYNYLKEQYGKKSLSGTMSNVSWNINEAEWVHLHTGKWPAMATVDYIHLNYSPANWIDYNDTGFLEDWWAANGLVSAGWHWVVPNSESGVSDPQQYTYKPEETTFKVANALTEGSWEHEVLQADLAEMADYLLLLKEKNIPVLWRPLHEAAGNIYEYNNGTAWFWWGAGGADNYKALWIHMFEYFESRGLNNLLWVWTTQTKDAAFYPGDAYVDIVGRDIYNNGSGSDIAAQFASIQAEYPNKMVTLSEFGSSASFSKQWEAGAYWSYFMPWYDYDRTLNPGSEAFSGSSHKHADVAWWQDAAAHADVLWREDLPSLK from the coding sequence ATGAAAAAATTTGTTTATATCATTTTGGCCTTGGCGTTGACTGCTGCAGCTTGTGACGATAAGAAGCAGGAGCAGCATGAGGCTCCCGTTTTATTGAGCACCTCCCCCGCTGATGGAGCTGTGGATGTTTTGACGGATCAGCTGATTCAACTTCGTTTTGATGAAGTGATTACGCCTGCCCCTCAACACGATATTACCGTAAACAATGAGGCGGTGGAAGTCCGCGTTTCCAACTTGTCGCTTACCACCCTGGAACTGGATTTGGTATTGGAAGCAGGTCGGACCTATACCGTGCAGGTACCTGCCGGTGCGGTGGTGAACAGCTTTGGCGTGGCTTTGGAAAATGCTTTTTCATTCTCTTTTACCACCAAAGCAGAGCAGGTGGTGGCACTCGATGAGCAGCCGGTGGTAAAGAACCCCAGTCCGGAGGTAATAAAGGTTTACAACTACCTGAAGGAACAGTACGGCAAAAAGTCGCTTTCAGGAACGATGTCTAATGTGTCGTGGAACATTAACGAAGCGGAATGGGTGCATCTGCATACCGGAAAGTGGCCGGCTATGGCAACGGTCGATTACATTCATTTGAATTATTCGCCTGCCAACTGGATTGATTACAACGATACCGGCTTTTTGGAGGATTGGTGGGCCGCCAATGGCTTAGTGAGTGCCGGATGGCACTGGGTGGTGCCCAACAGCGAATCGGGGGTAAGCGATCCGCAGCAATATACCTATAAGCCTGAGGAGACGACTTTCAAAGTCGCCAATGCGCTTACAGAGGGCAGTTGGGAGCATGAAGTCTTACAGGCCGATTTGGCTGAGATGGCCGATTACCTCTTGTTGCTTAAAGAGAAGAACATCCCGGTGCTGTGGCGTCCCTTGCACGAAGCCGCCGGCAATATTTATGAATACAACAATGGTACCGCCTGGTTTTGGTGGGGTGCCGGAGGTGCCGACAACTACAAGGCTTTGTGGATACATATGTTTGAGTATTTTGAGTCGCGTGGTCTCAACAACCTTTTGTGGGTGTGGACTACCCAGACCAAAGACGCTGCCTTTTACCCGGGCGATGCCTACGTTGATATAGTGGGGCGCGATATCTACAACAATGGTTCAGGCAGCGATATCGCTGCACAGTTTGCTTCCATTCAGGCCGAGTACCCCAATAAGATGGTGACTTTGAGTGAATTTGGCTCTTCAGCGTCCTTTTCTAAGCAGTGGGAAGCTGGTGCTTACTGGTCTTACTTCATGCCATGGTACGATTACGATCGCACCTTAAATCCCGGTTCCGAGGCTTTTTCCGGAAGCAGTCACAAACACGCCGATGTGGCCTGGTGGCAGGATGCCGCTGCGCATGCCGACGTGCTGTGGCGGGAGGATCTCCCCAGTTTGAAATAG
- a CDS encoding glycan-binding surface protein encodes MKRYNSNHLGRLLLIVAMALMGTAFHSCEEYPDAYESTGGVPEVLYVRLPAPESADSLITAAYMGNTVVLVGKNLTSIKEIYFNDQKAILNNSFITANTLFVNVPKTIPEVVTNKIYMVTTGKDTVDFDFSVLVPAPAVNSISNEYAHDGQEVVLRGDYFIDDPNSPLSITMAGNLPVPAENILSVEKNAVRFIVPEGAEKGYINVSTIYGTSRSKFQFRDDRGMILDWDNLNADGGWRAGNLRTDDPVEGISGKYVYFSGAIPGDLSDWNEDGFSFNLWGSANGRPEGDLFDIDPSTALLKFEVNVLDGWSSNALQMIFTPWETSGTNSYIADTSVPRGLWSPWKNESPFTTDGWMTVVVPLKDFKYDHTGKEIGAAGPGNFGGLTFFVYHGGVEGRACSPQICIDNIRVVPAE; translated from the coding sequence ATGAAGCGATATAATAGCAATCATCTGGGTCGTTTGCTGCTGATTGTGGCGATGGCTCTAATGGGAACTGCCTTTCATTCGTGCGAGGAATACCCTGATGCCTATGAGAGCACAGGTGGGGTCCCCGAGGTACTGTATGTTCGTCTGCCGGCTCCTGAATCTGCGGATTCACTGATCACAGCCGCCTATATGGGGAATACGGTTGTTCTGGTTGGAAAAAACCTGACCAGCATTAAGGAGATTTATTTCAACGATCAGAAAGCCATTCTGAACAACAGTTTTATTACTGCCAATACTTTGTTTGTCAATGTGCCCAAAACCATTCCGGAAGTGGTGACCAACAAAATCTATATGGTGACCACCGGAAAGGATACCGTTGATTTTGATTTCTCGGTTTTAGTGCCTGCTCCTGCAGTGAATAGTATTTCTAACGAATACGCCCATGACGGACAGGAAGTGGTGCTGAGGGGGGATTATTTCATTGATGACCCCAACAGTCCCTTATCGATTACCATGGCTGGGAACTTGCCGGTGCCTGCCGAGAATATTCTCAGTGTGGAGAAAAATGCCGTACGTTTTATTGTGCCTGAAGGCGCCGAGAAAGGCTACATTAATGTAAGCACCATTTATGGAACCAGTCGCTCCAAGTTTCAGTTTCGTGACGATCGGGGGATGATTCTCGATTGGGACAATCTGAATGCCGACGGTGGCTGGCGTGCCGGTAATTTGCGTACGGATGATCCTGTGGAAGGCATATCGGGTAAGTATGTTTATTTCTCAGGTGCTATCCCTGGTGACCTGAGCGATTGGAACGAGGATGGTTTTTCCTTTAATTTGTGGGGTTCTGCCAATGGGCGACCCGAAGGAGATTTGTTCGACATCGACCCATCTACCGCTCTGCTGAAGTTTGAGGTGAATGTGCTTGACGGCTGGTCGTCCAATGCGTTGCAAATGATCTTTACCCCCTGGGAAACCAGCGGAACCAACAGTTACATTGCCGATACAAGTGTTCCGCGTGGATTGTGGTCGCCATGGAAAAATGAAAGTCCCTTTACTACCGATGGCTGGATGACCGTCGTGGTTCCGCTTAAGGACTTTAAATACGATCATACGGGTAAAGAGATTGGTGCTGCAGGTCCCGGTAATTTTGGTGGATTGACCTTCTTTGTTTACCATGGTGGTGTGGAAGGTCGGGCATGTTCGCCTCAGATTTGCATCGACAACATTCGTGTAGTTCCTGCTGAGTAA
- a CDS encoding RagB/SusD family nutrient uptake outer membrane protein gives MNNRILKYLALSLGVLVGLSSCEDFLDRPTEDNYNVDNFYQTDEQCFQAVNPLYNSPWYDFQRGFFKVGEVLAGNYYWGGSPYMTFTINSSDEDLVNMSASLWSVNAYCNGILENIDLKSGPEVSETTKKTVKGEALVWKAMAYFYLVRIFGEVPIVHNNSAEIAAGNYNEKYKATIPNIYDYILMTLDKAIEWLPEKNAPGRIDRYSAYALMSKVYLTKSGYGMDGSRNQDDLDKAAAYALKVIDESGRELVPVFSDIFRLQNNFSSESLLAWHWRGDRDPWTQQNTLQSDLALTGFSEFGDTWGGYAGPSVDLQNAFGEDALSLDRVNRDTRRKATMMMYGDKYEYFWADKGGFDWADYNLNVLGEVQSGTGANQVKHLVGNNNDHVLGLGYGMANMATGLSTHLIRLSDVYLIYAEAVLGNQGSSSDAKALEVFNRVRARAFGKPYDEFLNTSDVVTSLTFDLIWKERRLELATEGDRWYDYVRLHYFNPNKAINELRDQARGTYNGLKAFYETGTLDPSTTYYNEVPKPNINDSHFKLPFPDTDLTMNKHLLEEAVEVDISQFSY, from the coding sequence ATGAATAACAGAATATTAAAATATCTGGCATTGTCTCTGGGGGTACTGGTAGGCTTGAGTTCTTGCGAGGACTTTCTCGATCGCCCTACGGAAGACAATTACAATGTGGATAATTTTTACCAGACTGATGAGCAGTGCTTTCAGGCGGTAAATCCCCTCTACAATTCGCCCTGGTACGACTTTCAGCGTGGCTTTTTCAAAGTTGGAGAGGTCCTGGCAGGCAACTATTACTGGGGTGGGTCGCCCTATATGACCTTCACCATTAATTCGAGCGACGAAGATCTGGTAAATATGTCGGCCTCTTTGTGGTCGGTGAATGCTTATTGCAATGGCATTTTGGAAAACATTGATCTTAAGTCGGGCCCCGAAGTAAGCGAAACGACCAAAAAAACCGTTAAGGGTGAAGCCCTTGTTTGGAAGGCGATGGCCTATTTCTACCTGGTTCGTATTTTTGGAGAGGTGCCCATTGTGCACAATAATTCTGCGGAAATTGCCGCTGGTAATTACAACGAAAAGTACAAGGCCACGATTCCCAATATTTACGATTACATCCTCATGACCCTCGATAAGGCCATTGAGTGGTTGCCCGAAAAGAATGCGCCCGGTCGCATTGACCGTTATTCGGCCTATGCCTTAATGTCGAAGGTTTATCTGACCAAGAGTGGTTACGGCATGGACGGCAGTCGCAACCAGGACGACCTGGATAAGGCAGCGGCTTATGCTTTGAAGGTGATTGATGAAAGTGGTCGGGAATTGGTTCCCGTGTTTTCAGACATCTTCCGCTTGCAAAACAACTTTTCTTCAGAAAGCCTTCTGGCCTGGCATTGGCGTGGCGATCGGGATCCCTGGACCCAGCAAAACACCTTGCAGTCCGATTTGGCCTTAACCGGATTCTCCGAGTTTGGCGACACTTGGGGCGGTTATGCCGGTCCCTCCGTTGACCTCCAGAATGCCTTTGGTGAAGACGCTCTGAGTCTGGACCGGGTGAATCGGGATACCCGACGTAAGGCCACCATGATGATGTATGGCGATAAGTACGAGTACTTCTGGGCCGATAAGGGTGGTTTCGACTGGGCCGATTACAACTTAAATGTTTTGGGGGAAGTGCAGAGCGGAACCGGAGCCAACCAGGTGAAGCACCTGGTCGGCAACAACAACGACCACGTACTTGGTCTGGGCTATGGTATGGCCAATATGGCAACCGGATTGAGTACGCATTTGATTCGACTGTCTGATGTTTATTTGATTTATGCCGAAGCTGTTTTGGGCAATCAAGGTTCCAGCAGCGATGCCAAAGCCCTGGAAGTATTCAACCGCGTACGGGCGCGTGCTTTTGGAAAGCCTTATGACGAGTTTCTGAATACTTCGGATGTGGTGACTTCGCTGACCTTCGACCTTATTTGGAAGGAGCGTCGTTTGGAATTGGCCACAGAGGGCGATCGTTGGTACGATTATGTGCGTCTGCACTACTTCAACCCCAATAAGGCCATCAATGAGCTGCGCGATCAGGCCCGAGGTACTTACAACGGATTGAAGGCCTTTTATGAGACGGGAACATTGGATCCTTCGACCACCTATTACAACGAGGTGCCCAAGCCCAATATCAACGATTCTCACTTTAAGCTGCCCTTCCCCGATACGGACCTGACAATGAACAAGCATTTGTTGGAAGAGGCCGTTGAAGTGGACATCTCTCAATTCAGTTATTAA